The Hymenobacter sp. DG25A nucleotide sequence CATTGTTACGGTGCCTAACCTGGAGGGTGCCGAGGTGGCCGACTACGCGCAACAGCTGTTTGAAAAGTGGGGCATTGGCCGTAAGGGCAAGAATAATGGCCTGCTGATTCTGGTTTCCAAGGAAGAGCATAAAATCAACATCCACACCGGCTACGGCCTAGAAGGCGCCATTCCCGATGCCCTGGCCAAGCGCATCATCACCAACGTGCTGGTGCCCAACTTCCGCGCCGACCAGTACTACAAAGGCCTGGATGCCGCCACCGACCGCCTGTTTGCCCTGGCGGCCGGCGAGTACCAGGCCGAGCCCCGCCCCACCGGCGACTATAATGATGGCGGCGGCTCCGGCTGGCTGTTCTGGGTAGTGCTGGCCCTGCTTATCTTCCTGTTCATCTCCCGCATGGGTGGTGGCAAAGGCGGCGGGGGCCGACGCAACCGCGGCTTTGGCGGCGGCATGATTCCGCCCCTCATCTTTGGGAGTGGTGGTTTCGGCGGCGGAGGCTTCGGTGGAGGCGGTGGTGGTTTTGGCGGCGGCGGAGGCGGCTTCGGCGGCTTTGGCGGCGGCAGCTCCGGGGGCGGGGGCGCCAGCGGCAGCTGGTAAACCCACCTCGTATACCTACAAAAACAAAGCGCCCGAAGCATGCTTCGGGCGCTTTGTTTTTGTAGGTATACGAGGGCTTGGCCTTAATGCGGGCTCTTTACGCCGGCTTGTATGGCCACGGGCAGGCGGTTTTCTACTGGCGGCACGGGGCAGGAGTAGCGGCCGCTGTAGGCGCAGAAGGGATTATAGGCGCGGTTGAAATCCAGCACTAGGGTGCCGCCCTGTATCTGGCCGATGCGCACATCCAGGTAGCGGCCACCCCCATAGCTGGCGTGGCCGTTCGTCAGGTCGGTGAAGGGCACAAACAGGTAGTCTTCAAACCCCGGCTTTTTCATCAGCTCCTGATTTTGATACACGGTGAGCTTAAGCGGCTGACCACTGAGCGTGAAATACACCTCGCCGTACTTACGGTACATGGGGCGGCGGCTGGTGCTGGTTTGCATGGCGAAGGGCACCGACAGGGAATCAGGCACAAACCGGGCCTCTACGCAGGCCGCGTAGTTAACCGGGAAAAAGGGCAGGCCCGTGAAGGTCGCGCGGTCCTCCGGCGTCAGCGGTGACGCTTCGGGGTTACGGTATTCCGCGTTCAGCTCCTGTTGGAAAGCCGCTACGGCCCGGGTATGATCCGCCACTGTGGGGCGGTGGCTACGGGACGGGGATGGAGTCTGCGCCCGGGTAGTGAGGCCAAGTAGCAGGAACAGGAAAAGAAACCAGATTTTCATAGCCGCAAGATAGGCTGCGGGGAGGCAACATCCTTACCCTCCTTCTGGCTCTAACCAGCGTTCAGGGTTGTTTTTTCATCGTGGCTATTTGCTTTTTCAAGCTTTTATCCACCACCTGTTTATTGCCTGCTCCGCGCTGTGGTTGGCTCGGTTAGCGCCGGTCCAGAGCCAATCAATGCCTGATTCCGAGGCCTGCCGTTTCGGCCAACTGCGCATCCAGGAAACGGTTATGCTGGCAATGAAAGCTTTGATAGGCATTGGACTAGCCAAGCGGGCAGTCTGAGCGTATAGGAGGTTCTCTGTTAAGCCCGTTTTGCAATTCTGAAAGCCGCCTGTTTCGCAAGACCAGAATTGCGCGGACCATTCTATCTTCGTTTATCTGGCTGGGCCGGGGAATTTCCGTTTCCCTGCCCCGCTCACTTCCGTACCTTCGCTGTCCTATGACCGACGCCTCCGCCGCTCCCCAGCACCATAAACTCTTCCTGCTCGACGCTTTTGCCCTGATTTACCGCGCCCACTTTGCCTTCAGCAAAAACCCGCGCGTGAACTCCAAGGGCCTGAATACCGGGGCCATCCTGGGCTTTACCAACACCCTGGTAGAGGTACTGCAAAAGGAGAAGCCCACACACATTGGGGTAGCCTTCGATGCGCAGAAAAAAACCTTCCGCCACGAGCAGTATGCGGAGTATAAAGCCCAGCGCCAGGCCATGCCGGAGGACATTGGGCTGGCCATCCCTTACATCAAGAAAATCATCAAAGCCTTCAACATTCCCATTCTGATGGTGGATGGCTTTGAGGCCGATGACGTGATTGGCACTCTGGCGCTGCGTGCCGAGCAGCAGGGCTTTGGCGAGGTGTTCATGATGACGCCCGACAAGGATTACTGTCAGCTGGTAACCGACTGCGTGAAGATTTACCGCCCCGCCTTCATGGGCAACTCCGCCGAGGTGCTGGACGTGCAGCATGTGCTGCAGCGCTTCGAGATTGAGCGGGTAGAGCAGGTGATTGACATTCTGGGCTTGCAGGGCGACGCCTCCGACAACATTCCCGGCATTCCTGGCATTGGCGAAAAAACTGCCAAAAAGCTCATCCATGAGTTTGGCTCCGTGGAAAACCTGATTGCCAACGCCGACAAGCTGAAGGGCAAGCTGCAGGAAAACGTGCGCAACTTCGCCGAGCAGGGCCTGATGAGCAAGGAGCTGGCCACCATTCACCTGGATGTCCCCATTGAGTTTCATGAGGAAAACCTACGCCTGGAGCAGCCCAACGCCGAGGAACTGCGCCAGCTGTTTGATGAGCTGGAATTCCGGCAGCTGGCGGCCCGCGTGCTGGGCGGCGGCAATGGCCCGGCCACCAGCACGCCCCCGCCGGCCCGCGGCGCCCGCCGGCCAAGTGTAGCGGCCGGTCAGGGTTCTTTGTTTGACGCGGCGGTGGCCGTTGCCGCGGAAGAAGGCGAAACCGACAGCCTGGGTGCGCCCAGCGGGCCGCGCCACCAGCTGGCCGATGTCCCGCACCAGTATCACCTCATTGATACCCCCGAGTTACGCCGCGAGCTGCTCAGGTTCCTGCTGCTGCAAAAGGAAGTCAGCTTTGATACCGAAACCACCGGCCTGGATACCATGACCTCGCGCTTGGTGGGGTTTTCCTTCTGTTGGTTGCCCGGCGAGGCGTATTACGTGCCTGTGCCGTCTGACGACCACACCGCGGCCCAAAAGCTGGTGGATGAGTTTCGCCCCTTCTTCGATGCCGAGCAGATTGTAAAAATCGGCCAGAATATCAAGTACGACCTCACCATTCTGAAGCACTACGGGGTGGAAATGAAAGGCCAGGTGTTTGATACCATGCTGGCCCACTACCTGCTGGAGCCCGACATGCGCCACAATATGGACGTGCTGGCTGAAACCTATCTGCACTACACGCCCGTCCCCATCACGGCTCTTATCGGCCCCAAAGGCAAAAACCAGAAAACCATGGCCGATATTCCGCCGGCTGAGGTGAAGGACTACGCCTGCGAAGATGCCGACGTTACCCTGCAGCTGAAGCATTATTTCGAACCCAAGCTGCAGGAGGTAGGGCTGCTGAAGCTGCTGAATGAGGTAGAAAACCCGCTGGTGCCGGTGCTGGCCGCCATTGAGTACGAAGGCGTGAAGATTGACAGCGCCGCTATGGGCGAGTACTCGGCGCTGCTGCAGGGCTACATTACCGAGCTGGAAGGGAAGATTTTTGCCGAAGCCGGCCAGCAGTTCAACATTGGCTCGCCCAAGCAATTGGGAGAGGTGCTGTTTGATAAAATGGGCCTGGGTGGCGGTAAGATCAAGAAAACCAAAACCGGGCAGTACGCCACTGGCGAGGAAATCCTGAGCGTGCTGGCCGCCGATGCGCCCATTGCCAGCCTCATTCTGGAACACCGCCAGCTTACTAAGCTGCGCAGCACCTACGTAGAGGCCCTGCCCCAGCTGGTGTGCGAGCTGGATGGCCGCGTGCATACCTCCTTCAACCAGGCCGTAACGGCCACGGGCCGCCTGAGCAGCACCAACCCCAACCTGCAGAACATTCCCATTCGCACGGAAAAGG carries:
- a CDS encoding TPM domain-containing protein, yielding MILPLFRPGAARRSIYLLWLLLLLMVPQLSAQTLPERPTPPRLVNDLAGLMRPEEVEALERKLVAYDDSTSTQMAIVTVPNLEGAEVADYAQQLFEKWGIGRKGKNNGLLILVSKEEHKINIHTGYGLEGAIPDALAKRIITNVLVPNFRADQYYKGLDAATDRLFALAAGEYQAEPRPTGDYNDGGGSGWLFWVVLALLIFLFISRMGGGKGGGGRRNRGFGGGMIPPLIFGSGGFGGGGFGGGGGGFGGGGGGFGGFGGGSSGGGGASGSW
- a CDS encoding DUF1684 domain-containing protein, which gives rise to MKIWFLFLFLLLGLTTRAQTPSPSRSHRPTVADHTRAVAAFQQELNAEYRNPEASPLTPEDRATFTGLPFFPVNYAACVEARFVPDSLSVPFAMQTSTSRRPMYRKYGEVYFTLSGQPLKLTVYQNQELMKKPGFEDYLFVPFTDLTNGHASYGGGRYLDVRIGQIQGGTLVLDFNRAYNPFCAYSGRYSCPVPPVENRLPVAIQAGVKSPH
- the polA gene encoding DNA polymerase I; the encoded protein is MTDASAAPQHHKLFLLDAFALIYRAHFAFSKNPRVNSKGLNTGAILGFTNTLVEVLQKEKPTHIGVAFDAQKKTFRHEQYAEYKAQRQAMPEDIGLAIPYIKKIIKAFNIPILMVDGFEADDVIGTLALRAEQQGFGEVFMMTPDKDYCQLVTDCVKIYRPAFMGNSAEVLDVQHVLQRFEIERVEQVIDILGLQGDASDNIPGIPGIGEKTAKKLIHEFGSVENLIANADKLKGKLQENVRNFAEQGLMSKELATIHLDVPIEFHEENLRLEQPNAEELRQLFDELEFRQLAARVLGGGNGPATSTPPPARGARRPSVAAGQGSLFDAAVAVAAEEGETDSLGAPSGPRHQLADVPHQYHLIDTPELRRELLRFLLLQKEVSFDTETTGLDTMTSRLVGFSFCWLPGEAYYVPVPSDDHTAAQKLVDEFRPFFDAEQIVKIGQNIKYDLTILKHYGVEMKGQVFDTMLAHYLLEPDMRHNMDVLAETYLHYTPVPITALIGPKGKNQKTMADIPPAEVKDYACEDADVTLQLKHYFEPKLQEVGLLKLLNEVENPLVPVLAAIEYEGVKIDSAAMGEYSALLQGYITELEGKIFAEAGQQFNIGSPKQLGEVLFDKMGLGGGKIKKTKTGQYATGEEILSVLAADAPIASLILEHRQLTKLRSTYVEALPQLVCELDGRVHTSFNQAVTATGRLSSTNPNLQNIPIRTEKGREIRKAFVPRDENHLLLAADYSQIELRIMADFSGDKTMIESFRQGLDIHASTASKVFKVPLDQVDGEMRRRAKMVNFGIIYGISAFGLAQRLGVSRKEATEIIEAYFTEFSSVKQFMDDSINRARELEYAETLLGRRRYLRDINSRNATLRGYTERNAINAPIQGTAADIIKKAMINIHHWLLEEKLGTKMILQVHDELVFDAVKEEIAYITPKIRELMVNALPLPHGVPMEVEVGTGRNWLEAH